Proteins encoded in a region of the Rhodococcus sp. SBT000017 genome:
- the metH gene encoding methionine synthase codes for MPAEHKPSLLDAISRRVVIGDGAMGTMLQDAELTLDDFLGLEGCNEILNDTRPDVLREIHREYFAAGADAVETNTFGCNLPNLADYDIEDRIRELAEKGTRLARETADEMGPGRDGMGRYVLGSMGPGTKLPTLGHAPFARLRDAYTEAALGMIDGGADAILVETCQDLLQVKAAIIGSQHAMDRLGVRIPIITHVTVETTGAMLVGSEIGAALTALEPLGIDMIGLNCATGPAEMSEHLRHLSKHSRLPVSVMPNAGLPTLGAKGAEYPLTAPELAEALSGFVNEYGLALVGGCCGTTPEHIRQVADMVHGATKLERRPAPEPGVSSLYTAVPFEQDASILMIGERTNSNGSKAFRDAMLAEDYEKCLDIAKDQTRDGAHMLDLNVDYVGRDGAADMAALASRLATASTLPIMLDSTEPAVLEAGLEHLGGRSAVNSVNYEDGDGPDSRFQKIMRLVKEHGAAVVALTIDEEGQARTAEWKVRVADRLITDITENWGLRHEDIIVDTLTFPISTGQEEVRRDGIETIEAIRQLKEKYPKVHTTLGLSNISFGLNPAARQVLNSVFLHECTQAGLDTAIVHASKILPMNKIPDEQRETALDLVYDRRSEGYDPLQKLMQLFEGVSAASARESRAEELGRLPLFERLERRIVDGERNGLDADLDTAMTEKPPLEIINETLLSGMKTVGELFGSGQMQLPFVLASAEVMKAAVAYLEPHMEATDDDGKGRIVLGTVKGDVHDIGKNLVDIILSNNGYEVVNLGIKQPISTILEAAIDKRADVIGMSGLLVKSTVVMKDNLIELNSRGVAEQFPVLLGGAALTRSYVENDLQDVYEGDVHYARDAFEGLRLMDTIMTTKRGGGPAPDSPEALAAKAKTAERKERHERSKRIAEKRKAAEAPVVVPERSDVAADIDIPVPPFWGTRIVKGVSLSEYSGLLDERALFLGQWGLRGARKGEGATYEDLVESEGKPRLRYWLDRLSTDGILAHAALVYGYFPAVSEGDDVVVLTEPEPDAPERFRFTFPRQHRDRFLCVADFVRSRSAARESGKVDVLPMNLVTMGQPIADFANELFAADSYRDYLEVHGIGVQLTEALAEYWHRRVREELKLSDGKSVASEDPTEAEGFFKLEYRGARYSFGYGACPDLEDRIKLAALLEPERIGVKLSEELQLHPEQSTDAFVLHHPEAKYFNV; via the coding sequence ATGCCCGCTGAACACAAGCCCAGTCTGCTCGATGCGATTTCACGTCGCGTTGTCATCGGCGACGGCGCGATGGGCACGATGCTCCAGGACGCCGAGCTGACTCTCGACGACTTTCTCGGTCTCGAAGGATGCAACGAAATCCTCAACGACACCCGGCCGGATGTCCTGCGGGAGATCCACCGCGAGTACTTCGCGGCCGGTGCGGACGCCGTCGAGACCAACACCTTCGGTTGCAATCTGCCCAACCTCGCCGATTACGACATCGAGGACCGCATCCGTGAACTTGCGGAGAAGGGCACCCGGCTCGCGCGCGAGACCGCCGACGAGATGGGCCCCGGCCGCGATGGAATGGGCCGCTACGTGCTGGGCTCGATGGGCCCGGGCACCAAGCTCCCCACTCTCGGACACGCCCCGTTTGCCCGGCTGCGCGACGCATACACCGAAGCCGCCCTCGGCATGATCGACGGCGGTGCCGACGCCATCCTGGTCGAGACCTGCCAGGATCTGTTGCAGGTCAAGGCCGCGATCATCGGTAGCCAGCACGCGATGGACAGGCTCGGCGTGCGAATCCCGATCATCACCCACGTCACCGTCGAGACGACCGGTGCGATGCTCGTGGGCAGCGAGATCGGTGCCGCACTGACCGCACTCGAACCCCTCGGTATCGACATGATCGGGCTCAACTGTGCGACCGGCCCGGCCGAGATGAGCGAGCACCTGCGCCATCTGTCCAAGCATTCACGCCTTCCCGTGTCGGTGATGCCCAACGCCGGCCTGCCGACCCTGGGCGCGAAAGGTGCCGAGTACCCACTGACCGCCCCCGAACTGGCCGAGGCTCTGAGCGGTTTCGTCAACGAGTACGGGCTGGCTCTGGTCGGCGGTTGCTGCGGCACCACCCCCGAGCACATCCGCCAGGTTGCCGACATGGTCCACGGGGCAACGAAACTCGAACGTCGGCCGGCTCCCGAGCCGGGCGTCTCCTCGCTCTACACCGCCGTTCCGTTCGAGCAGGATGCCAGCATCCTGATGATCGGTGAGCGCACCAACTCCAACGGATCCAAGGCATTTCGCGACGCGATGCTCGCCGAGGACTACGAGAAGTGCCTCGACATCGCCAAGGATCAGACGCGCGACGGTGCGCACATGCTCGATCTCAACGTCGACTACGTCGGCCGCGACGGTGCCGCAGACATGGCGGCATTGGCGAGCCGCCTGGCGACGGCGTCGACCCTGCCGATCATGCTCGACTCCACCGAACCTGCCGTTCTCGAAGCAGGGTTGGAGCACCTCGGTGGCCGCAGCGCGGTCAACTCGGTCAACTACGAGGACGGCGACGGGCCCGACTCGCGGTTCCAGAAGATCATGCGTCTGGTCAAGGAGCACGGCGCCGCTGTCGTTGCTCTGACCATCGACGAAGAGGGACAGGCCCGTACGGCCGAGTGGAAGGTGCGTGTCGCAGACCGGTTGATCACCGACATCACCGAGAACTGGGGCCTGCGCCACGAGGACATCATCGTCGACACCCTCACCTTCCCGATCTCGACCGGCCAGGAAGAGGTGCGACGCGACGGCATCGAGACGATCGAGGCGATCCGGCAGCTCAAGGAGAAATACCCGAAGGTGCACACCACCCTCGGGCTGTCGAACATCTCGTTCGGCCTCAATCCCGCCGCACGCCAGGTGCTGAACTCGGTGTTCCTGCACGAGTGCACGCAGGCCGGTCTCGACACCGCCATCGTGCACGCGTCGAAGATCCTGCCGATGAACAAGATTCCCGACGAGCAGCGCGAGACTGCCCTCGACCTGGTGTACGACCGCCGCAGCGAGGGCTACGACCCGCTGCAGAAGCTCATGCAGCTCTTCGAGGGTGTCTCCGCGGCCTCCGCTCGCGAATCCCGCGCCGAAGAACTCGGCCGATTGCCGCTGTTCGAGCGACTCGAACGGCGCATCGTCGACGGTGAACGCAACGGCCTCGACGCCGATCTCGACACCGCGATGACCGAGAAGCCGCCGCTCGAGATCATCAACGAGACCTTGCTCTCGGGTATGAAGACCGTGGGCGAGCTGTTCGGCTCCGGCCAGATGCAGCTGCCGTTCGTGCTCGCCTCCGCCGAGGTGATGAAAGCTGCTGTGGCGTACCTCGAGCCGCACATGGAGGCGACCGACGACGACGGCAAGGGCCGCATTGTCCTCGGTACCGTCAAGGGCGATGTGCACGACATCGGCAAGAACCTCGTCGACATCATCCTGAGCAACAACGGCTACGAGGTGGTCAATCTCGGTATCAAGCAACCGATTTCGACCATTCTGGAAGCTGCGATCGACAAGCGCGCCGACGTGATCGGCATGTCTGGGCTGTTGGTCAAATCCACCGTGGTCATGAAGGACAACCTGATCGAACTCAACTCGCGGGGTGTCGCCGAGCAATTCCCGGTTCTGCTGGGCGGAGCGGCGCTGACGCGGTCGTATGTCGAGAACGATCTGCAGGACGTCTACGAGGGCGACGTGCACTATGCGCGTGACGCATTCGAGGGCCTTCGGTTGATGGACACCATCATGACCACCAAGCGTGGCGGCGGACCGGCTCCGGACAGCCCCGAGGCGCTCGCCGCGAAGGCCAAGACCGCCGAGCGCAAGGAACGCCACGAACGCTCCAAGCGCATCGCCGAGAAGCGCAAGGCCGCCGAAGCACCGGTGGTCGTGCCCGAGCGATCCGATGTCGCTGCCGACATCGACATCCCGGTGCCACCCTTCTGGGGCACGCGCATCGTCAAGGGCGTGTCACTGTCGGAGTACTCGGGGCTACTCGACGAGCGGGCTCTGTTCCTGGGGCAGTGGGGTCTGCGCGGTGCCCGGAAGGGTGAAGGCGCCACGTACGAGGATCTGGTGGAATCGGAAGGCAAACCGCGCCTGCGTTATTGGTTGGATCGGTTGAGCACCGACGGCATCCTCGCGCACGCGGCACTGGTGTACGGATACTTCCCGGCGGTCTCGGAGGGCGACGACGTAGTGGTGCTCACCGAACCGGAACCCGATGCGCCCGAACGCTTTCGGTTCACGTTCCCGCGGCAGCACCGCGATCGATTCCTCTGTGTTGCAGACTTCGTTCGATCGCGTTCGGCTGCACGGGAATCGGGCAAGGTCGATGTTCTGCCGATGAACCTGGTGACGATGGGCCAGCCCATTGCCGACTTCGCGAACGAACTGTTCGCCGCCGACTCGTACCGCGACTACCTCGAGGTTCACGGAATCGGCGTCCAGCTCACCGAAGCCTTGGCTGAGTACTGGCATCGCCGGGTGCGCGAGGAATTGAAGCTGTCCGACGGAAAGTCCGTTGCCTCGGAGGATCCCACCGAGGCCGAGGGCTTCTTCAAACTCGAATACCGCGGTGCGCGTTACTCGTTCGGATACGGAGCATGCCCCGATCTCGAGGACCGCATCAAGCTCGCCGCGCTCCTCGAGCCCGAGCGAATCGGCGTGAAGCTCTCCGAGGAACTGCAGCTACACCCCGAACAGTCGACCGATGCGTTCGTACTTCATCACCCGGAGGCCAAGTACTTCAATGTCTAG
- a CDS encoding PAC2 family protein, protein MANATDLDDLDDLDDDIPELRSPILVAAFEGWNDAGDAASGAIEHLELIWDASPLAELDSEDYYDYQVNRPTVRQVDGVTREIEWPSTRLSVCSPPGSSRDVVLLRGIEPNMRWRSFCDDLLEFVEQLGVETVVILGALLADTPHTRPVPVTGTAYSTESAEQFNLEQTRYEGPTGITGVLQDECVKAGVPAVSFWAAVPHYVSQPPNPKATVALLQRVEDVLDIEVPLGELPTQAEEWEEAVTEMTKEDEEISEYVRSLEERGDAEVDMSDAIAKIDGDAIAAEFEKYLRRRGPGNFGL, encoded by the coding sequence GTGGCCAACGCCACAGACCTCGACGATCTCGATGATCTCGACGATGACATTCCCGAGCTGCGCTCCCCGATCCTGGTGGCTGCCTTCGAGGGCTGGAACGACGCAGGCGATGCGGCCAGCGGCGCGATAGAACATCTGGAGCTGATCTGGGACGCCAGCCCGCTGGCCGAATTGGATTCCGAGGACTACTACGACTACCAGGTCAACCGCCCTACGGTGCGCCAGGTGGACGGTGTCACCCGCGAGATCGAGTGGCCGTCGACGCGGCTGTCGGTGTGTTCGCCTCCCGGCAGCTCACGCGATGTGGTGTTGCTGCGCGGCATCGAGCCGAACATGCGCTGGCGCAGTTTCTGCGACGACCTCCTCGAATTCGTCGAACAGCTCGGCGTCGAGACCGTGGTGATCCTGGGAGCGCTGCTGGCCGACACCCCGCACACCAGGCCCGTTCCGGTGACCGGCACGGCCTACAGCACCGAGTCGGCCGAACAGTTCAACCTCGAACAGACCCGGTACGAGGGACCGACCGGAATCACCGGTGTACTGCAGGACGAGTGCGTCAAGGCCGGGGTGCCCGCGGTCTCCTTCTGGGCTGCTGTTCCCCACTACGTCTCTCAACCGCCCAACCCCAAGGCCACCGTGGCGCTGCTGCAGCGAGTCGAGGACGTGCTCGACATCGAGGTACCGCTCGGCGAACTGCCCACCCAGGCCGAGGAATGGGAAGAGGCGGTGACCGAGATGACGAAGGAAGACGAGGAGATCAGCGAATACGTCCGCAGCCTAGAGGAGCGCGGCGACGCCGAGGTGGACATGTCCGACGCGATCGCCAAGATCGACGGCGACGCCATCGCGGCCGAGTTCGAGAAGTACCTGAGGCGACGCGGTCCGGGCAACTTCGGGCTCTGA
- a CDS encoding HAD family phosphatase, whose product MSSTHLHGVLWDMDGTLLDSEKIWDVAIGEYSRTLGTELSTEVRESTLGNSMRDALSKVLANASVAVTDEHLSEGREWLTARVGDLFAEGIPWRPGAKDALALVREMGLSTGLVTNTERGLVERALDTLGREYFDITVTGDEVEAGKPHPAPYLRGAALLGLDTASCLAVEDSPTGSLSAHTAGCPVLVVPSEIAVAQAPGYTIRDGLLGLTADDVRRAWSGRTP is encoded by the coding sequence ATGTCTAGCACCCACCTGCACGGTGTCCTGTGGGACATGGACGGCACACTGCTCGACTCGGAGAAGATCTGGGACGTTGCTATCGGTGAGTACTCCCGCACGCTGGGAACGGAGCTCAGTACCGAGGTGCGCGAGAGCACCCTCGGCAACTCCATGCGGGACGCACTGAGCAAGGTGCTGGCCAACGCCTCCGTCGCGGTCACCGACGAGCATCTGTCCGAGGGGCGCGAGTGGCTGACGGCCCGCGTCGGAGACCTGTTCGCCGAGGGGATTCCGTGGCGGCCCGGTGCCAAGGACGCTCTTGCGCTCGTGCGCGAGATGGGCCTGTCCACCGGGCTGGTCACCAACACCGAGCGGGGTCTGGTCGAGCGGGCTCTGGACACCCTGGGGCGCGAGTACTTCGACATCACGGTCACCGGCGACGAGGTCGAGGCAGGCAAACCGCACCCGGCTCCATACCTACGCGGTGCTGCGTTGCTCGGACTCGACACCGCGTCGTGCCTTGCGGTCGAGGATTCGCCCACCGGATCGCTCTCTGCCCACACGGCGGGCTGTCCGGTACTGGTCGTTCCCTCGGAGATCGCGGTGGCACAAGCTCCGGGCTACACCATCCGTGACGGTCTGCTCGGTCTGACTGCCGACGACGTCCGGCGGGCTTGGTCAGGCCGAACACCCTGA
- the nirB gene encoding nitrite reductase large subunit NirB, which yields MTSGKQRLLVVGNGMAGARAVEEIIKRDGSSLFEITMIGDEPYGNYNRIMLSHVLSGEATVDDEDLILNPMSWYSENGVTLHAGDRAVSLDRFSKTVVCESGRSVDYDVLIIATGSNTFFPNMDGLRESDGRLARGVFGFRTIADTNGMLQMAQSRDDVSAVVIGGGLLGLEAAYGLRTQGLEVNVVHSPGHLMNQQLDERGGRVLRNKIESLGVGVHTSKRTTSVVRSEDGVVTGVGFNDGTSLDADMVVVTAGIRPSVDFARAGGLVIERGIVVDDQLRCEDEGSIYAVGECCQHRGEVYGLVAPLWEQAVVLADVLTGADPTAAYHGSRLTTKLKVAGVDVASMGITAPERDDDEFVQFYEPRSGTYKSVIVRNNKLVGATLLGDISKANFLTQAFDEKVPLPDERISMLFDMGTPSAATGAAELADDVQVCNCNGVTKGAIVACVHAGAKNLSDVTAKTRAGKGCGSCKGLVKDIIACAAGGAVEADPTADWYVPCIPMTKPELIDAIRAQDLRAVSAVFAALATGGAEDAAAKMPLASLLRTVWGPDWVDERGALFINDRVHANIQRDGTFSVVPQMKGGVTTPDQLRKIADVADKYHVPLVKVTGGQRIDLLGIKKEDLPKVWGDLDMPSGFAYGKSMRTVKTCVGSDFCRFGLGDSTALGIALEERFQGLETPAKLKLAVAGCPRNCSEALCKDFGVVSVGEDKWEIYVGGAAGAHIRKGDLLATVTGAEEVLTVAGRFIQHYRENAQWLERTYAWVPRVGLEELQSVLIDDRDGIVAGLDERMQASVDGYVDPWQDRAAPKSPAQFTPSLPLLPLPQVPVR from the coding sequence ATGACTTCGGGCAAGCAGCGACTACTGGTGGTCGGCAACGGGATGGCCGGTGCCAGGGCCGTCGAGGAGATCATCAAACGCGACGGCAGTTCGCTGTTCGAGATCACCATGATCGGCGACGAGCCGTACGGCAACTACAACCGAATCATGCTCTCGCACGTGTTGTCGGGCGAGGCCACCGTCGACGACGAGGATCTGATCCTCAATCCCATGAGCTGGTACAGCGAGAACGGCGTCACGCTGCACGCCGGGGACCGCGCGGTCTCGCTCGACCGGTTCTCCAAGACCGTCGTCTGCGAAAGCGGTCGGTCCGTCGACTACGACGTGCTGATCATCGCCACCGGCAGCAACACGTTCTTCCCCAACATGGACGGTCTGCGCGAGTCCGACGGCAGGCTGGCGCGCGGCGTGTTCGGCTTCCGCACCATCGCCGACACCAATGGGATGCTGCAGATGGCGCAGTCCCGTGACGACGTCTCGGCGGTCGTCATCGGTGGCGGACTCCTCGGCCTCGAAGCCGCGTACGGCTTGCGCACTCAGGGCCTGGAAGTGAACGTGGTGCACTCCCCCGGCCACCTGATGAATCAGCAGCTCGACGAGCGCGGCGGACGCGTGCTGCGCAACAAGATCGAGTCACTCGGCGTCGGCGTTCACACCTCCAAGCGGACCACCTCGGTGGTGCGCTCCGAGGACGGCGTCGTCACCGGCGTTGGGTTCAACGACGGCACCTCGCTCGACGCGGACATGGTCGTGGTCACCGCGGGCATTCGTCCCAGTGTCGATTTCGCTCGCGCGGGCGGGCTGGTGATCGAACGCGGAATTGTCGTCGACGACCAATTGCGTTGCGAGGACGAGGGTTCCATATATGCCGTCGGAGAATGCTGCCAGCATCGCGGCGAGGTCTACGGCCTCGTCGCGCCGCTGTGGGAGCAGGCCGTCGTGCTGGCCGACGTGCTCACCGGTGCCGATCCCACTGCGGCGTACCACGGTTCGCGGCTGACCACCAAGCTCAAGGTCGCCGGTGTGGACGTCGCCTCGATGGGGATCACCGCCCCCGAACGCGACGACGACGAGTTCGTCCAGTTCTACGAGCCGCGTAGTGGCACGTACAAGTCGGTGATCGTGCGCAATAACAAACTCGTCGGTGCCACCCTGCTGGGCGACATCTCCAAGGCCAACTTCCTGACTCAGGCATTCGACGAGAAAGTGCCGTTGCCCGACGAGCGCATCAGCATGCTCTTCGACATGGGAACTCCCTCTGCGGCAACAGGAGCCGCCGAGCTGGCCGACGACGTCCAGGTGTGCAACTGCAACGGCGTCACCAAAGGCGCCATCGTGGCCTGCGTGCACGCGGGCGCCAAGAACCTGAGCGACGTGACCGCGAAGACTCGGGCGGGCAAAGGGTGCGGATCGTGCAAGGGCCTGGTCAAGGACATCATCGCGTGCGCAGCAGGTGGAGCCGTCGAGGCCGATCCCACGGCCGACTGGTACGTCCCCTGCATCCCCATGACCAAGCCGGAACTGATCGACGCCATTCGAGCGCAGGATCTGCGGGCGGTGTCTGCGGTGTTCGCGGCGCTGGCGACCGGCGGAGCGGAGGATGCCGCCGCCAAGATGCCGTTGGCGTCGTTGCTGCGGACGGTGTGGGGCCCGGACTGGGTGGACGAGCGCGGCGCGCTGTTCATCAACGACCGCGTCCACGCCAACATCCAGCGCGACGGCACGTTCTCGGTGGTGCCGCAGATGAAGGGTGGCGTCACCACCCCGGATCAGTTGCGCAAGATCGCCGACGTCGCAGACAAGTACCACGTACCCCTGGTCAAGGTCACCGGCGGACAACGTATCGACCTTCTGGGCATCAAGAAGGAAGACCTGCCGAAGGTGTGGGGCGATCTGGACATGCCCTCCGGCTTCGCCTACGGCAAGAGCATGCGCACGGTGAAGACCTGCGTCGGCAGCGACTTCTGTCGCTTCGGCCTGGGTGACTCGACGGCTCTGGGTATCGCCCTCGAAGAGCGGTTCCAGGGCCTGGAGACTCCGGCGAAGTTGAAGCTCGCGGTCGCGGGCTGCCCGCGCAACTGCTCGGAGGCGCTGTGCAAGGACTTCGGCGTCGTTTCGGTGGGCGAAGACAAATGGGAGATCTACGTCGGCGGTGCGGCAGGCGCACACATCCGCAAGGGCGATCTACTGGCCACCGTGACGGGGGCCGAGGAGGTTCTGACCGTGGCAGGCAGGTTCATTCAGCACTACCGCGAGAACGCTCAGTGGCTCGAGCGAACGTACGCATGGGTTCCGCGTGTCGGCCTGGAGGAACTGCAGAGCGTGCTGATCGACGACCGCGATGGCATCGTCGCCGGACTGGACGAGCGAATGCAGGCATCGGTGGACGGGTACGTCGACCCCTGGCAGGATCGCGCGGCACCGAAGTCACCCGCCCAGTTCACCCCGTCGTTGCCCCTGCTTCCGCTCCCGCAGGTGCCGGTCCGATGA
- a CDS encoding molybdopterin oxidoreductase codes for MASTPRFLQGIFSFTGHGLDKPELIDPSLSFVVPEGATAQPLYFRGGNSSDELVVVTLLRDGSPMRMFPMGAKSGVNIPLRVVEDVDPDTVLELVIAAPAGTSGEVVVDFGLVLI; via the coding sequence ATGGCCAGCACACCGCGATTTCTGCAAGGCATCTTCTCCTTCACCGGGCACGGTCTGGACAAGCCCGAGCTGATCGATCCCAGCCTGAGCTTCGTCGTCCCCGAGGGTGCGACGGCTCAGCCGCTGTATTTTCGCGGCGGAAACTCGAGCGACGAGCTGGTGGTCGTGACCTTGCTGCGCGACGGCAGCCCGATGCGCATGTTTCCGATGGGTGCCAAGAGCGGAGTGAACATTCCGCTGCGGGTGGTCGAGGACGTGGATCCGGACACGGTGCTCGAACTGGTGATTGCCGCCCCTGCCGGAACCAGCGGAGAGGTCGTCGTCGATTTCGGTCTGGTGCTGATCTGA
- the hisG gene encoding ATP phosphoribosyltransferase: MLRVAVPNKGALSESAAEILSEAGYRRRSDSKDLTVLDPANGVEFFFLRPKDIAIYVGSGQLDLGITGRDLALDSGAAVEERLALGFGRSTFRYAAPAGKQWAPEDLGGLRIATSYPNLVRKDLAARGLEATVIRLDGAVEISIQLGVADAIADVVESGRSLRQNNLVAFGESLCDSEGVLIERAGTPGTDSARKQLIARVQGVVFAQQYLMLDYDCPKSILDEAVKITPGIESPTLAPMVDDNWVAVRAMVSRKVHNNVMDQLAELGAKAILASDIRSCRAF, translated from the coding sequence ATGCTGCGCGTAGCCGTACCCAACAAGGGCGCTCTCTCCGAGTCCGCCGCCGAAATTCTCAGTGAAGCCGGCTACCGACGCCGAAGCGATTCCAAGGACCTGACGGTTCTCGACCCGGCGAACGGCGTCGAGTTCTTCTTTCTGCGTCCCAAGGACATCGCGATCTACGTCGGATCCGGTCAATTGGATCTGGGCATCACCGGACGCGACCTGGCTCTCGATTCGGGTGCCGCGGTCGAGGAACGGCTGGCACTCGGATTCGGTCGATCGACCTTCCGCTACGCCGCACCCGCGGGCAAGCAGTGGGCACCCGAGGACCTGGGCGGACTGCGCATCGCCACGTCCTATCCCAACCTGGTGCGCAAGGATCTGGCCGCCAGAGGACTCGAAGCAACGGTCATTCGCCTCGACGGAGCAGTCGAGATCTCCATTCAGCTCGGGGTCGCCGACGCGATCGCCGACGTCGTGGAGTCGGGACGCTCGCTGCGTCAGAACAACCTCGTGGCCTTCGGCGAATCCCTCTGCGATTCGGAGGGTGTGTTGATCGAACGAGCAGGCACACCGGGCACCGACTCCGCACGCAAGCAACTCATCGCCCGCGTGCAGGGCGTCGTCTTCGCACAGCAGTACCTGATGCTCGATTACGACTGCCCCAAGTCGATCCTCGACGAGGCCGTGAAGATCACCCCCGGAATCGAATCACCGACCCTCGCCCCGATGGTCGACGACAATTGGGTTGCCGTGCGCGCCATGGTTTCTCGCAAGGTGCACAACAACGTCATGGATCAGCTCGCCGAGTTGGGCGCCAAGGCGATCCTCGCCTCCGACATCAGGTCCTGCCGGGCGTTCTGA
- a CDS encoding PaaI family thioesterase produces MTSDTSEQNLARLARAVFDAQPFTRLLGAELISTAGGHVEVRLRNRPELQQQHGFVHGGVISYLADNAVTFAGGVALGGDAVTSQCTVDFARPAKGEYLIARAHAVSVTRSQAVCHCTVHSIDGEKERVVAVAQGTVVKAHTPRPTTP; encoded by the coding sequence ATGACATCCGATACTTCCGAACAGAATCTCGCCCGTCTGGCGCGGGCCGTGTTCGACGCGCAGCCGTTCACCCGGTTGCTCGGTGCCGAACTGATCTCGACGGCCGGAGGTCACGTCGAAGTTCGGCTCCGAAACAGGCCCGAGTTGCAGCAGCAACACGGTTTCGTGCACGGCGGCGTCATCAGCTATCTCGCCGACAACGCCGTGACCTTCGCCGGTGGAGTCGCACTCGGCGGGGACGCGGTGACATCGCAGTGCACCGTCGATTTTGCGAGGCCGGCAAAGGGCGAGTACCTGATCGCCCGCGCACACGCCGTGTCAGTCACACGCAGCCAGGCCGTCTGCCACTGCACCGTTCACTCGATCGACGGCGAGAAGGAACGCGTCGTCGCAGTCGCCCAGGGCACCGTCGTCAAGGCCCACACACCTCGACCGACTACACCCTGA
- a CDS encoding phosphoribosyl-ATP diphosphatase: MKTFDSLFAELTDRSKTRPEGSGTVAALDAGVHFQGKKVLEEAGEVWIAAEHESDEALAEEISQLLYWVQVMMVGRGLELEDVYKHL; the protein is encoded by the coding sequence GTGAAGACTTTCGATTCGCTGTTCGCCGAGCTCACCGACCGCTCGAAGACCCGTCCCGAGGGTTCGGGCACCGTAGCAGCGTTGGACGCGGGAGTTCATTTCCAGGGCAAGAAGGTCCTCGAAGAAGCCGGTGAAGTGTGGATCGCTGCCGAGCACGAGAGCGACGAGGCGCTCGCCGAGGAGATCTCACAGCTCCTCTACTGGGTACAGGTGATGATGGTGGGCAGAGGCCTCGAACTCGAGGACGTCTACAAGCATCTGTGA
- a CDS encoding thioesterase family protein — translation MTVPNAFFVPAGVGSEGHERVTATEHTVSLWAPTMQHGAPPSALLVRALERVDAREDTRISRVAVDILGPVPVGDIEIRAWTERPGTNIELVVAELWADGTSGTARAVARGSAWRMRTTPTDDVAHSGDPVMRPVSDGVDYTFGGTWSSGYLDAVEFKILTGLGADGPGEIWARPIPALVQGESMTSLERLFSIADIANGIGAKLPIDEWTFLNTDLTVHVFRVPQGEWIGVSAETSTGPDGIAMCAGTLSDELGPVGRIAQTVLVRRRS, via the coding sequence GTGACGGTTCCGAACGCCTTCTTCGTTCCCGCCGGTGTCGGTAGTGAGGGCCACGAGAGGGTCACCGCGACCGAGCACACCGTCAGCCTGTGGGCACCGACGATGCAGCACGGGGCTCCACCTTCGGCGCTGTTGGTTCGTGCGCTCGAACGAGTGGACGCCAGGGAGGACACCCGCATCAGTCGCGTGGCCGTCGACATCCTCGGGCCGGTTCCGGTCGGGGACATCGAGATCCGAGCGTGGACGGAGCGTCCCGGCACCAATATCGAGCTCGTCGTGGCGGAACTCTGGGCGGACGGCACCTCGGGAACTGCGCGGGCGGTGGCCCGTGGCAGCGCATGGCGTATGCGCACCACGCCGACCGACGACGTTGCGCACTCGGGCGATCCGGTGATGCGACCGGTGAGCGACGGTGTCGACTACACGTTCGGTGGCACCTGGTCGTCGGGTTATCTCGACGCCGTCGAGTTCAAGATCCTCACCGGGCTCGGTGCCGATGGGCCGGGCGAGATCTGGGCCAGGCCCATACCTGCTCTCGTGCAGGGTGAATCGATGACATCCCTGGAAAGACTCTTCTCGATTGCGGACATCGCGAACGGAATCGGAGCGAAGCTCCCGATCGACGAATGGACGTTCTTGAACACCGACCTGACCGTGCACGTGTTCCGAGTGCCGCAGGGCGAATGGATCGGGGTGTCGGCCGAGACCTCCACCGGGCCGGACGGTATCGCGATGTGTGCGGGCACACTCAGCGACGAACTGGGACCGGTCGGGCGCATCGCTCAGACGGTGCTGGTTCGGCGTCGCAGCTGA
- a CDS encoding Rieske 2Fe-2S domain-containing protein, with amino-acid sequence MSVPVGAVEDLTPGEGRAYVVDGKQVAVFLLSDGSVRAMDAVCPHKGGPLADGQIDGSIVVCPLHQYTFSLDDGTCPSGIDPVRTYPAAVVDGKVTVEI; translated from the coding sequence ATGAGCGTGCCGGTCGGGGCCGTGGAGGATCTGACACCCGGCGAGGGACGGGCCTACGTGGTGGACGGCAAGCAGGTTGCGGTGTTCCTGCTCAGCGACGGCTCGGTGCGGGCGATGGACGCCGTGTGCCCCCACAAGGGCGGGCCCCTGGCAGACGGTCAGATCGACGGATCCATCGTCGTGTGCCCGCTGCATCAGTACACCTTCTCGCTCGACGACGGCACCTGCCCCAGCGGCATCGACCCGGTGCGCACCTACCCCGCCGCAGTGGTGGACGGAAAAGTGACCGTGGAGATCTGA